Part of the Trichoderma asperellum chromosome 1, complete sequence genome is shown below.
GAGGTAGGCCGGGAGGGTCTGGTAGCGGGTACCTGGCTCGAAACTTGTGCAGGGCGAAAAGGGCCAAAGTTGGGAAAAAGGGAGGGGCCGTCAACAGTCTGGTTTTAGTTGGTTTTTAGTACTTGATAGCACACGCAGCGTGGCTGTGACCTGAGTGTATAAGTACTATCTACTAGTACCATCTATCCTGAGACCTATACGCGTGTAGTTTTGTAGCACTAAAGTTGCCATGTGCTGCAATAGATGGTGGCTTGGATGAATTCAAATCTACATGTATCTGCCTATTGATGCGTGGAATAACTTGATAGTGATTGATATTGATAGCCGTATGAGTAGCAAAGGGACATTCGTTGCGTCCTGTCGTAGCAAATGGCCACTGACCTTGATCTGCATTCTCTCATTCatcagcctctctctcttagtagcatcaccaacatcaccagcaccgcctgcatcatcagcatcagcatcatctcgctctcttcctctcgtcACTTCTCAGCTTTGCCTTGCACCAATCAGCCGTGCCGCGCCCCAGTATTCGCAGACTGTGCAGCCAGGTACACACTTACATGCAGGCAAGCCCCCCGGTGCAAGAACGCTCCCCAAAAAAAGACCCGCgtgcgagcgagcgagcccGATGAGGCACAAGACGAGatctctcctctttcccctctcctctAACCACCAGCCTTCCCCTTCCTCCCTATCCAGTGCCGTTTACGGATAGACTTTTTCAAACCCCATTATCTTGCCAGtccagcatctccagccaaTTGACCCTCCTCGGCGGCCTAGTTCCATGCAGTCCGTGACCGGTGTGGACTCCAGAGTGGATTCCCTTCGGGCCAAGCAGCCAGGCTCATGCAGCCCGCCATGCAGCCCAACTTTCCCAGATGCAGGCCGGACGCAAGGAGAAATGGACACGAGAGGGCCCGGATAACGTCACGAAGGCGAGAGCACATGCGAGACGGGAGACTGGGTTGGGTTGGCCGACACTAGCTGGAGAGATGCTGCAGCGAGAAGAGGATGCGTGGGAGCCatgcttttacttttttttttttttttttttttttccctccgcCCTCTGTGTCTGCCCTTGCTTGGTAGTGCTGCAACCATTTACAGACGCAGGGCAATAGACCTCTATTTCAAGCGTGAAGTAGTATTATCTGCAACTATGTTTCAGAGACTACCTTAGTGCGCCACGCTCCAAACCGGACCCTACATACGATTGGCATCGTGTGCATGTAACGTGGATGAGTCCAGACGGGGTGCCTAATATGCAGAAGCCATTCGAGTAGGCATCACCTAATACTGTGTGATGTATTGTGATAGGCATATTGCAAGCCCCGAAGTGCATGCACCCGGTGAATAGACAAGTCTCCCATTACAAATTCAAGTTGTATGTAGTaaacgctgctgctcccaatgGGcaaatactactgctacgcACTAGTAGGATCAAGGCCATGTTACCACCACAGCAAGCAATATAAGTCTAGTGTGGCAATGGGCGCTTTGACGCAGACAAGGCTCACCTGCATCCATCCTCTCCCACCTGCATATGTACGTCTCTCACCGGTTCAATCCCTCCGACCACCCACTCCACCGAGTGGTGGGTGCACAGCGTGGAACAAGAGTCATCCCGATTGGAATATTTGATGGACGTGGTCGCAGAAATGTATCGCAACGTCAATTCCCATAGAGGCAACAAAGGCACCCGCTGTAGAGAGACACCGTGGAGGGAGGGGATTTGATATTTTTGCAATGACTGAAATCGACATGAGAATGCAATGTGCCAGCAGCTTTCCCCCACCCGAGGGCGCTCGGCATTCTCTTCGTCACattcattttctttatttagctTGTTGGTGGCTGGAGTGGCACAGCACTATTACCAGTAGTACCTGTAGCTGCTGCCCAATGGCATGGACCTTTTTGCCCTCACCGGTTTTTGGCAGATTAACGCTGGTACCTACATGTGAGGGCGTATTGAGAATGCCCGAAACATGCTGGCAACTCGATAGACCAGTTTCCCATGCTCATGCGAGTGAGGTCGTAGCAAGCCCAGATGCCTCATTTGTGGGGTTTACCCGGCTTCTCTGAGATATCCATTGGCTAACAATCCCGACTTACTCTGCCGTTCCTCTCACTGCTGTTGATATTATACGACAAAGCCGCAAGAAATTCAATACTGCCTATATTTGGAGAAATCATAGTGCGTGCCCTAATTGCGTAACGATAGGAATCTCAACCTCCTGTACGTACCACCTCCTGTACGTACCGCACTGTAGATGACGACTTCCCAGCCTTTGCTCCCCTTGAGTAACAGCGCAACACCTACTCTGTGCTAGGTAGCAGCACGATATTCCGTGTGTACGTAGGCGTCGACAAGAGGTGCCAGCTCCTAGCGGTATCACACCAGTATTACTGCGTACACTGACTAAGAATGCAGGCTTGGATGAGTTTGGAAAATGACAGTCCCTTGAAACGATGCTGTGACACACGCCCGGTGAGAAGCTGTGCTAGCCAGCATAATGCCACGATCGATCCGTTATACCTACTGTTTGCCCATGGCATGGTTTTCCATGGTATAGCCGGCCGTCTCCTGATTCTGAATTCAAACTTGTCTCACTGATTGTCTCCTGCAGGAGGCAGCTCGTTCTGGCTCCAGAGTCAGTCCAGTTTGAGTTGCCCATCACCAAGCTGCCAACTGCAGCTACTATCTAGTTACTAGTAGCAGCGTGCTCTAAAAGCGGATATGCCATGCTACCTCGCAATAGTCCTAGGTCCCGCTGCTGTTGGATCGTCCCGCTGAATCTAGTCCTCCCCAAGCCCGGGGCCGCTGCTTATCTAAGAGCCTTCTATCCCCCCTGCATCCTAGCGGCTGCTGTGCTCAGGGGGAATCCAGCCTAtggcccttcttcttcccttgccCATCTAAAACTCCCCGCCAATAATCACAAGCTCACACTTTACTCCAAAAGCTGCCTtgttgcgctgctgctgtaccaccacaccaccaccacacacGCGCAATGTCCAACCTCTTCTCTGGAATGTAAGCAACGCCCGCGCCGCCGATTGTCGCTGCTTCGCTGCTTCTGCCTTTTATTGGATCCTCCCCGTTGTGGCTGCAGTCTACTGCGTGTCTCGGCTcttgcagagcagagcagctcTTTTTCTCAGCCGCATTGATTGTTTGTGTGTTTGCTAACTCGCGTGTTCCGAAACCAGAAAGGCCCAGATTCGGGGAACCTCTGCCAAGGCAGGGAATCCCGTCAAGAGCCCGACCGCGTCGGAGGCTTCAGCTCACGCccaagcacaagcacaagcccaTGCTCAAGCacaagctgctgcctctTCCCGGTCTGCAGCCGCCGCGGACCACCATCCGTCAATCAGCTCTGTGTCCAGCTCAGCAGCGCCCAAAGTGTCTCTTCCCGAGTCCCTGTCCTTTGCAAAGTCAATAGACGCTGTGGTTCCAACGCCCCTCGACATCCCCCGGCCGCTACCGCTATGGCTCAACACAGCCTGCGCCAAACACATTGTCAAGGGAAATTTCATGACGCTGAGTGCTCGGCCAAAGACGGTTGAGCATGGCGAGTGGGTAGCACACCAGGGTACGCTTTTAATATCAAACCTTTGAGAagcaggagagagagaaagagaacctatggggaggaagagagagagagagagagagtgcgAAAAAGCGAGAAGCAATGCTATATTCTAACACCTAATAATAACAGTGGTCGAGCACTATCGTAACCTATGGAACTTTGTCCGAGTCGTTCACGAAAAGGAAGACGACGGCACCAGCATTTGCAATCCCATGACATGCCCCAAGATGTCTGCCGGCAAGTAAGTGTCGTCGCTACCTCTGCAACAACCCTTTGCTGTCCCCAGAAGGAAGTGGAGTGCCTTGGCTAATGCATGCGCGCATGCGGATATAGGAACCACTCCTATACCTGGCTCAACAAAAACCACGAGCCGGTGGAGCTGCCCGCCTTCGAGTACATGAGTCTCATGCAGCGGTGGATGTCTGGCAAGATTGACGACCCTGCCCTATTCCCTACCGACCCAGATACAGTGTCGTTTGCTACCCATCCAGACTACACCAGCACCGCCATCCAGCAACTCAGCGGCGCCGACGACTGGTTTGGAGGCAGAAGCGGTTTCCCCAAGCAAATGTCCAGTACCTGCCAGCTCATCTTCCGCCAGATCTTCCGCGTCTACGCTCACCTCTACTGGGATCACTTCGTCGAGCCTTTCTATCACCTCAACCTAGAGAAGCAGCTCAACAGCTGCTTTAGCCATTTCCTCCTAACCGCAACGACGCTCGACATGCTGCAGCCCACAGAGCTGGAGCCCATGCAGTACCTCATTGACCTTTGGGCGGCCGACGGCACTTTCCCTCCGGAATCCAAGCCCTATTCCTACGCCAACATCGAGCGCGGCCGATACATCCAGAGTCTCAGCACTGGAGCTTGATTGGATCCGAGGACCAGGGGAAGAAGGATCCAACTGCGGCTGCAGACCGATGATCCACTTATTGCGTGTTTTGCGCTGCAGCATACAGCGGGAAACTACAGGCCCGATTCGATAGGCCTCGTGGACCCTCTAACCGACGGAAATGGGAGTATGAGGGACTAATGtgatggaaaaagaaagaaataggaAGAGAGCTAACTGGGGCGCACCATTTTTGAGACATCGCCAGTGGATAGGATGATCTGATACCATAGAACCAGGTTTCTcaggtgatgatgattatgaGAACCATGGCCTCCTCGAACACTATCTGAGGAGCATCTAGTGAGGGACAAATTCTGATTCCCTTTGACTTGACTGCGTAATGAACATTGCTAGATTTAGAGAGACCGTCTATACGAATATACTACAAGTTATTGCACATGACTACATTGATATCACGCAAGAAGTCGATCGGTGTGCCAATGTGTCTGTGCCAGTTGCCCTTCTAGTGGAAACCCACCTTCAAGTAAAGACATCCGCAGATATCGATGGATAGTCAGGCAGGTATCCTCCATCATGCCACTGGCTCTGTGCTGTTGCCACCACTCGTACTCGTATGCGTATATCCTTGGGCAAAAGTATCGGCTGCTGCATGATACAGGAAGCTTTGGCATAATGCGTAATCAAAAATGCGACGAACGGCTATCTGTGCCAATGGCAGTGCTCCTCATGGGAAACCCAAGGCCACCACCCTCATCCAGAGCCTCGTGAACAAAGCTAAACCCTTGTAGCAAGAATGGGCGTCCTGGCACACGCTACCTTTGACCTGTGACCGTTGTAATACCCCAATCTAGTATTGTTTTGGagacagaaagaaaaagaaaagaaaagaaaagaaaatcggACCAAGGGaggggaggagggagaaatTCCAGTTTcctgccccccccccccccccccccccccccagtCTGGCTGACTGCTATTGTATGCCAGATACCGGGTTCAGCTGAGACCTGGCGCCTGTTAGCTCGTACTTAATTCAGGCTACAAAGTCAAACACTTACAATTGCCATCGTGGGGGCTATGAGCCTATCCCTCCCTGGGCTGACGGGTATTATTCAGAGCGCAGGATCCATCTATATCGGGTGATTAGAACCATCGATTTGAGACTGGGCAATGGCATAGTATCCTTATCCTGTTATTGGCACCCCTCCCCCTAGgacacttctttttttatgaatGTCTCAGTTTTTGAACCTGAAATAGATACTACCTAGGACAAGTGAGTGGTCAGTATATGAACATAGAGTTACTTTCTACGTAAGGTTAATGAATTTTAGAGTTGAGCTCAATCAGTTGTATCCGTACCGtgacagagacagagacagaaCCACTGGTTCCAGTAGGAAGCTTCAGAGGAGCTTGAGAAAGAAGGGAACAAGGCAGATGTCTCCTTCAAAGCTATCCTAGATATTTCCCATACTACCACCTAGTTGATCAAATATTAGCAATGTGCTCCCTATCCATCATATTGTAACTCTTTTGACATCTAAAACTTTCCAGATCATGTATATAATTTCGCTCATTGATTCCCACCAAGAATCACTGCCAACGTAGTGAAAAGCAGGCCTGCCTACCTGAACGGAGAGGTAGGGGGTAGCATTGTTTCCCAGATAGCTATATACCCACCTTGCTGATACGCCCTGTCAAGGCCGAGACGCAGTAAGACATGCTTAATGGAACGCAAGGACCTGCTTCCTGTGTCGCCTCTCCATTGGCAGTGATTAGTTGCCTGATTTCCTATCAGAAGCTCCATAATTTTCTAGCACATTTCAGTTGCGACCTGTCGGCTACCCAAGGCAAAACCTGGCGTCGTAGCGAGTGATGAGCCATTCAGTGCGCAACATTGCGTCCGAAAGACATCTCACTCTCCTGTCTCCAGCATAAACTCCATTCTATCTTGGATAATTAGGCAGACATGGGGCAGAAAAGTGAGGCGACTGACGCCTTGGCTGtccttttgcttgtttgctcCAATAGTCATGCCCGATCCAGGGAACCACATCCGTATGCCAAGACGAATCCTCTTGAAGGGCTAGACTCGGCTCCTACTTGCTGAATGCCTGAACCAGGAGATCAGGCTGTGTATACCACACCTGTCCAGGCTGATCAGTGCATTCTCCCAAATATGGACTTGACAAGCTAATAGCGTGGAAGTTTGGTGGCGCCCCGCAAGTTCGTCCAAATATGCCGAACTTGCTTATCCCAGTTCCTTGATTCACGCGGCCTCTTTCGATTCAAGATGGTGTAGAGAgcctcccccctcctcccctcGGCGGCTAAGTCGGCTGAAGGAGAGGATTCAGGAAGCATAAACCGGTGTGATAAATATTGACCGGTTGCATCGAGGTAAATTTGTGGCGTCCAATACCACCCCCAGAACGTGGGTGTAGGTGCCATCAGCGAGAGCATGCATGTAGGTACATATACGCAGCAGTGTTACCAGGCTTATTAGTACAAGGTACCAGATACCCTGTCCAGGTGGACCAGAGCAACCTCGATGAGAAAGCCCACGCTGTAGAACTCTCTGATGCAAGACTGTATTATTAATACccttgatcttttttttgggaATCTCTTTTCTACCGTCATCTCATGTAACCAAGTAGGTGCAAAAAAGTAGTTAGTAGCTGAATTACTAGAGAGTGAAGTGACACTCATCTTTGCAAGTATTGTAACTATTCAAATTCTCAGCCATATCGGTTCATCTCAAAACAAGTGCTGGAGAAGTATGGCATCAAGTATGTCAAAAGCCATGTAATAATGTGACCACGTCAAATGTCCCTAGACTTGCGTAGTGAATAGTCACGACAGCTTCGATCGTAATACACGGAGGTGTCATCGAATCTTATGCCCGTGCGTACCCTGCTTGATGTCTCGAACTGAGACTGTTAAATTTGTGACGCCTGTTATTATCAAGTAGTCATTGTTTGCTCCCCCCCTGTGTTGCCTGACTTTTGGTCTTGAATTCACAATTACAAACCACTCTAAATGTTTATATTCTGCCACCCCGTGGCTTCTGTCTCTTTGTTGTTTTACACTCTCTCGTCCATTACCTTCTGAACAATGCGACCTGAGATTTCCTAAACATTTATTAGTCTTTAGCGCTCTTGTTTTCAGGCCAGTTCAGTTCAACCAAATCATGAATAACGATTTCAGCACCCCCACCGCGGATTATGTGTTGCCGCCGTTATTAGACGCAACACTTGATGAGTTGCGAACCGGGCTAGACGCTGGCCACTTCACCAGCCTTCAGCTTGTTCAAGCTTATATTCGTCGAATCCAGCAAGTCAACCCCCTATTGGAAGCCGTCACCCAAATCAATCCTGACGCCTGTGTGATTGCTATTCGACTTAATAATGAAAGGAATCAGATAAGAAACTGTGCGCGAATCTCCGATCTCGGGCCCCTTCACGGCATTCCAATCTTGCTCAAGAATAGTATTGCAACAGCCGACCATCTGCAAACGACAGCCAGTTCGTACGGCTTAATGGGAGCCCGCGTTCCTGAAGACAGCACGGTAGTGGAAAAGCTGCGTGACGCTGGAGCCATTATCCTTGGGAAAACGAGGACTCAGTGGTCTACCCTCCGTGACGACAGCTATGGCAGCCATATAGATAAATGGACCCTACATGGAAGCCAAACGAAAGGCGCATATTTCGAGGGGCAGATCCCAAAGGGCTCTTCTGGCGGCTGCGCAGTGGGAACTTCAATTGGCCTTGCGTGGGCATCTTTGGCCACTGACACTGACGGTTCCATCATCATGCCAGCAAGCCATAGCAACGTCGTTGGCTTCAAACCGACAGTTGGACTAACGTCGCGGCATCTGACGATTCCTCAGGCGTTGAGACAAGAGTCAGCCGACACGTTGAGGCTCGAGTCGGTTGGCACGATGACCCGAACCGTGAAGGACGCGGCGTATTTGTTGAAAGCCATCATGGGGCGAGATAGGAAAGATCCGTACACTGCTCGAATTCCCTTTAATATTTATCCAAACTATGTAGCGGCATGCAGGGAAGACGGCCTGCAAGGAATGAGAATCGGCTTCTTGCGATCGCTGGCGTGGTTTTTTCAAGTCTGTACCTACGACTTGCCAATAGAAAAATTCAACCAGGCCTTGGATGTGATGCGCAGAGCGAAAGCCACAATAGTCGATGGCATCGTGCTTAACGGAGCTGTCAATACGGACCTGGATGGCACGCATCATCGTCGTTGTGCCCTTGATTTCTCGCTCGATTTTCCCAGGCACCTCTGCAATTTGAAAGAGACTCCCCCTGATATTTATTCATCGGTTGACTTGCGTGAATTTGCGCGAAGAATCCCAAAGGAACAATACCCTTCTTGTCAAACGAACACTTGCAAGGAAGA
Proteins encoded:
- a CDS encoding uncharacterized protein (EggNog:ENOG41), with translation MSNLFSGIKAQIRGTSAKAGNPVKSPTASEASAHAQAQAQAHAQAQAAASSRSAAAADHHPSISSVSSSAAPKVSLPESLSFAKSIDAVVPTPLDIPRPLPLWLNTACAKHIVKGNFMTLSARPKTVEHGEWVAHQVVEHYRNLWNFVRVVHEKEDDGTSICNPMTCPKMSAGKNHSYTWLNKNHEPVELPAFEYMSLMQRWMSGKIDDPALFPTDPDTVSFATHPDYTSTAIQQLSGADDWFGGRSGFPKQMSSTCQLIFRQIFRVYAHLYWDHFVEPFYHLNLEKQLNSCFSHFLLTATTLDMLQPTELEPMQYLIDLWAADGTFPPESKPYSYANIERGRYIQSLSTGA